From the Hordeum vulgare subsp. vulgare chromosome 1H, MorexV3_pseudomolecules_assembly, whole genome shotgun sequence genome, the window cacacacacacacacatatatatatacatatatatatatatacatacatatatatatatacatacatatatatatatatatatatatacatatatatatatatatacatacatatatatatatatatgcagcttccattggattctgttggacattcaaattgataagggaagagttgatgccttcgatccattatcgagacccttggaacagttccaaagcctgcaggacatgctccaagggtaatttcaatcattcttgcgctctatcggtctctttcgatgattttctgatatatcaattaatgaaaaacttagcaaatcattatccttgtcgggcagggtttgtaagcggttcaagtgcgtgactcccggtatcaagcctaagaagctgacctttagagcggctcaagtaagtagtagtatgatatacttctattttcaatacatttatgatgctagattattattttgattatatatattttattctcgtaaagtgcgaccaacagtcatgggggacgcatctatgcggatactatgtttgcgagaccattcgcacgtttacctctgagcacaaggatcacagattcgacgtaagcaatgaacattcacacctcaatttttacccgtcattctttgttatcatgattgatattcatattcatctcctcttcttatatagtacacggccatgagggagaagtccctaccagtgcaacacgcgattgctgttgcagaggagcttgcgacctttttgaggacggaagctatagatgacaaaggacgatttagtgtagctaggggccattactgatgttggtccatgtaatccaatagacgggctctagtcccgataattcagatctccatataattgtatatatatgctcgcttgtaagataagataatcttatatatatgcataattatttctatttagaattatatgaaaactaattcccgaacaccaaacgaggcatcacattaatctcccgaacacctaaaccctaaaaccctaaaacccaaaaataaacaaaatctgaaactctttagtcccggtccgtgtaaagacccgggactaaagggcctgcccctgagggcgctccgaggcgcccacgtggagcacctttggtcccggcttggaacagggccgggactttggtcccggttgttgaaccgggactaaagccccttacgggccgggactataggccctgtcgtCACTAGTGATCATACATCCGCCTCTCCATACATACTTATAAATAGCCAGATATGCATACAATCATGCACTCGTGTTCTGTCACAACAACTGGTGCGCACACAACACATGTTCCAGCATCATACTCAATAGTTGAATGGTTAGAGGAATATTGATATCCTCACTTCATCAGGCTTTAAATCTTGATGCTTGCACTGTTTCTAGATTTAGTTGAAGATTTACGACGAGGCGTCTACAGCGATTtagtaaatctcaagatgatatgtcggCTCAGTCTGTCGAAGGTGCTCATAGTGTTACGGTGTGTGTATGTACATTTATAGAGACGAGTGCATACGTGTTTATATGAGCCCTTGCGCGTGTACCGTATTAAAAAAAAGCTCTCAATAGTTACGACAATTATTACACAAATCTTAATGGTTATCCAGATTTTAATTTGaactattttttttttttttagaaaagaaagTTAAGAACCCGGTctgtgcatcaatcgatgcatatgaCCATCTTTATTACTTATTTAACAAAGGTTTGACAAGTATATACATCAAGCCAACCGAAGcccccactcacacctacaaaacgcGATAATGTGAAGTGCTCTCACtcccatatctaaaaccggtgtcatcgccgatccatccacataacgtatcggaagtaacaaccggtgcagcagacctaaaaTGTACACCACATTCACACATTTTAGAAGCTgccatcatcatcgaaccgctgacccatcttcaggagagaaatCCGCAACATCCTTGCCAGTCcgtccatccgtcgacgccaccacggcgcccaacggcgccaccTCCCTGCGGTCGTCCATCCAAATGCGAACACTCTGTAAGatatgtcgtgcgtagcacctgccgaacaggcatgacaaagtgtagcacctgtcggccaggcatgacctgacatcagcaccgaagctccgtgcaggacgaacatgctccacctcctgcctgtgTCTTCCAGTGcttctccacaaacgatgctccctagaGAGGAACGACGCCGCAATGCCACCATCGTCCGATATGgaaaaccagatcctagggtttcccctgaagCAGCACGAGTGGATCGACAGTAGTTACAAGACgaagccttcatcaaggtaacgacgCAGGACGATGCCATCGTCCACTGTCGGCTCGGTTTTCACCGGCAACTATGTCTCCCTGACTCGTAGCCAGTACTGGATCCTGCGACGAGCCTGGTCATGGGATCCCAAGATCTGCCGTCACCGGTGCGGTCACAAAGACCCACCACCTGGCCCGTCATCCCAGGAGGAggggacgccgccaccaccatggTCGGATCCGGGTTAGCcgtcgccgtctccaccgtcaagaCCGGATCCGGGCTGAACGCCGCTGCTACCACTGCTACCGTCCACGCCCAGCCTCGCTTTCATCTTCTAGCCACGTCCAGCCGACCGGCACCCACGCCCAGCCAATCTCCACCCACGCCGCCACGCGCCGCCGCCGGGAACTGCTGCGCCGCCGTTCCTTGGATCTGCATGGCGCCGTCGCTGAAGCCGCCGTCTCGCGCCGCACAACATCGAATGAGAAGAAGGGAAATCCCCTACGCCGCCGACGCGAGGGGGTCGCAATATGCCTTTTCATATCGGGCGGAAAGATAATGGTTTATAAGGGACGTTTGAGCCACTATAGGCATGGCATATTCCTCACCTCTTTGGGGCACCTAACGACGACAAGAATGCTGACTATATCCATTATTCACTACAGGTGAAACCAGACTTTCTCCTGTACTCATCCATGCAGCAACGGTGGCATCCCCAGACTCCTTCAACAGGGCTGGTCGTCATAGCAAAGATCACGCATGACTAAAGGATACTGTCACTCGATTGTATAGGTTTAAATATGCGTTAATTCAAACCATATTTCATAATACATCAAATATTGATGATAAAAAGTGATTGTAGTACCAAAGTAATAAAAGTGATTGTATGTTCTGCCGACAACCATCATCCATCAACTatcaattttgctattgtatagtgcacATTGGAGACAATTGCAAGAAAAGCAAAAGAGGCGATTACAGTAACCAATACAACCTGCTGGACAAATCTAGTCACATATGGATGGGAAATATCAACACCACGGAGATAATAACGAATGAACATATGATTGTCTGTGTAGAGGATATGTGCCTAGATCGGTGGTCACCGTATCCTTTGCAAGTTAGTGACAGGTCCTTTGTACAATCGTAAAGGTCAAGTAATCGGGCAATGACGGTGCGATCGGCGAAATAGCCTTTTCGCgtttaaaatttattttggggaggggggggggggggagattggcaTCTTGGGCCATGTCAAATTACAATAATGTTTTTATATAATTAGAAAATACATTAATTAATCACAAGTAATGTGCTTAATTAGGCCGACCACAAAATGTTTCTATAAAAAAAGATCGATACAAATATATGTTAAGCAATGACCAGCCTTTAAATGTAAAGGGAATTCGATGAGTCATGTTATGATCTATAGGTGTCAGTGCATCTTATCATCTCGGTGAACAATACAAAGCTAGTTTTATAAAAACCAGTCGAGTCGAGAAGAACCGTCCACATGTAAAGCTTTAACAACCCACACATGATTGCAACTTAGTCCTACACAAGTTTTCCATTCTTGTTTCAGGCTAACAACCTATACAAGGTTCCAAAATCATTTGCAAAAGTGATGCTAGGTTGATAATTGTGTGACATGTAAAGTGAATAAGGTGAGTCATGCATACCAAACCTCGGGATTTCTATACTTTGTGTATGATCATATGCACAACTAAAAAGCAACTTTGATTATCAATTCAAAAGTACGCTTGTAGCTTGTGCAACCTaacacaatgtaccaaaaatccaTTTGCAAAACATCCAAACACAATTGTTAAAGCTGATGCAAAGAAAGAAAGAGATGAAGCCTTGGCTACTATAAATAGGCAGGTAGTATAGAGATCATCACAAGCACAAGCATCAAAACCAAGAAACACTAGTTAACACCAATCCACTATGAAGACCTTCCTCATCTTTGCACTCCTCGCCATTGCGGCAACAAGTACGATTGCACAGCAACAACCATTTCCACAACAACCCATCCCACAACAGCCACAACCAtacccacaacaaccacaaccatatCCACAACAACCCTTCCAACCGCAACAACCATTTCCACAACAAACCatcccacaacaaccacaacaaccacaaccatatCCACAACAACCCTTCCCACCGCAACAAGCATTTCCACAACAACCACCATTTTGGCCACAACAACCATTTCCACAGCAACCACCATTTGGGCTACAACAACCAATTCTATCGCAACAACAACCATGTACACCACAACAAACACCACTCCCACAAGGACAACTGTACCAAACGCTTCTGCAACTACAAATACCCTATGTTCAACCATCTATTTTGCAACAGCTAAACCCatgcaaggtattcctccagcagCAGTGCAGCCCCGTGCGAATGCCACAACTTATTGCTAGGTCGCAAATGTTGCAGCAGAGCAGTTGCCATGTGTTGCAGCAACAATGTTGCCAGCAACTGCCGCAAATCCCCGAACAATTCCGCCATGAGGCAATCCGTGCAATCGTCTACTCTATCTTTCTGCAAGAACAACCCCAACAGTCGGTCCAAGGTGTCTCCCAACCCCAACAACAGTTGCAGCAGGAGCAAGTCGGACAATGTTATTTCCAACAACCTCAACCACAACAACTTggtcaaccacaacaggtaccacAGAGTGTTTTCTTGCAGCCACACCAGATAGCTCAGCTTGAGGCGACGACTTCCATTGCGCTGCGTACCCTACCAACGATGTGCAATGTTAATGTGCCATTGTATGACATCATGCCATTCGGCGTTGGCACTAGAGTTGGTGTCTAATGATAAGAAAAGGTCTCTAGAGATATATAGTTGGATCACCGTTGTTTAGTCGATGTAGCGGTGACAAATAAAGTGTCACACAACCTTATGTGTGACCAGCCGAAACTAGTTGtttaaattttgaaataaaatataaataaagTTCATGACGACTATCTGAAAAGTTTCTCGACAAGTTGAAACTGTATTAATTCCTCCCCGACCTGCCAAACCGAATGACTAACTGAAAAGACAGACACACCATGTATCTACATCGACCCCTTTGCTCAAAATGACATTCTTTTGCTGGACAGCCGAGATTCAGAAtctgccgtcaagtttgtcagatcCATCCAAGGATGTCGTTCCCATTGTTCGTCATGGCCTCTAACAATAAACAGCCTCTTGAGGACCCTCTCGCACCTGCAAGGATCattgtagttttgcaaaaaaaaaaatagcGTGCTCACACTCTCAAAACAACAAGGTACCATTGGTAAAACAAGTCATGGAAGATATCACCATTCAAATGAAATCTATAAGAGCAGAACAAAACACTACCAGAGTACTCATAGCATGTTCATTTAATAGTGGACGACCATCACGCCATCGTATCTGTTGACGGATGGACTCCATTGCCCACAGTTGGCTTCGATTGCACGCGCCGTCTCCATTGGAAACGGCAAGTTAGAGCCACCCAGCCACACCGAGAGCACCTACTACTAGCGATCAACCCGGGCATTTCCTGACTTTCCACAGACAGCACACAAACCGTTCATCCAtgacgccctcctcctcctccacctcgcagCCGCCGCAGGCGCAAGAACTACTGCCACTAATCTCGTGCAGATTGTGTAGTGAGAAGATGATCTCGTGCAGATCTTGTAGCCAGCTGACGGAAAAGAAGGGAAATCATGATGACGGCGGCCAGCTGAGGCAGCGTTGCATCGGCGGCGAAGGCAGCCAGCAGAGGCTGCAATCCACCAGCATGCATGCGTGGTGTAGAAGCATCAGCGCCTGCGCCTGCGCTTAATCTTGCTAGGATTAATCTAATGCATGTGTGCATGATCTTGCTAGGATTAATCTCATGCATGGTGGAGAAGCATCAGCGCATGCGCTTAATCTGTCCGAAGGCCTCAGATTCACGATTATATACCTGCACTTGTCCCCTGGATCAACCGGGAAATCAATCTTTTGCTTGCCGAAGCGCGGGAGTAGGGCGAATTAGTCGCGTGCACTGGTGATGGCCGCGTCATCCGCGTACGTGCGCGGCGGGTGCGCGAGCCCAGGAGGTGAGGGGAGTGGCGAGTGGGGCGTGTGCACGGTGCAGCGCGTGTGGGCGTGCCCGGCGTATAAAGCCCACCCCTGGCTCTTGTAACCGATGAGGAAGAAAAGCTGAGTTTGTGCTCAGGGAGAAATACAGTGTGCGCCGTTCATGCGGCGGAGGTGTTCGAGCGCCTAGAAATACCCTGTGTTCATCGTCCTTCCATCAGACCTTGTCTCCAGTGATCGCCAGAGTGTgacggttccatttttgcaccgACAACGCCTTCACCACGATGTCCTTGCAGCAATGGTGCTTCAGGTAACGCTGTCAGCTTTGGGCATCCCTCAATTATtagttcctcaagctgaggaaatactatGTGTTCACCATGAGTGTCTTCACCGCATCCCATCTCTGAAAGCTTGTCAACAAATTCATTTCGAGTACCTTTAGCGAAGGAAACGCTGAGCGTACCAATGTATAACCGCCTTCACCACAAGGTCCTTGCAGCAATGGCACTTCAGGTAATGCCACCAACTTTCCACAACTACTAATAACCAACTTCTCAAGCACAGGAAATATTGTTTGTTCTTCTTGCCTCTCTTCTATTTCCCACCATCTCTCAAAACCAAACAAATGTTCTAGCATAAGGACCTTCAGTCTTGGAAAAGTGACGAATGTAGTGCGTCTGAAAAGAAATCGCAATCTTTCACAAAGAAAAACATGGATCTCAACCATGTTTTGCAACATACCCATGCACTGTCCTCCATAGGAATATATTTTCAGAACCTGCAGCCCACCATGAGGTTTGAAATTGTGAGGCACATTGCTGTCGCCAACCTCAGTCCATCTTAATGTCAGTTCACTAAGATCCTTCTTGTTTCCAAGGTTTGCCacttttgcttctgctttttcaaCATTTTGTACTTGACGTAGCTGTAGCTGACCACCAATCTTTAAATCATGCAGCTCTCCAACATCACTGCAATCAGGGCCATGAACTCCTGTTAGGTACTCGGTAGGGATCTCTCAAACAGTAGCTAGATTTCTCAGATTCAACGATTGTCTAGTACAAGCTGCttataaggaagaagaaggaatcgGAGAGAGAGATAGGTGGTTCCACTCGGGCCCACTGGACCTTGGGTTGGGCTTGGTGATGCGCTGCGAGCACTCGTCGTGCCCCGCTGTGCCGCTTGGTGGGACATGTATGTCAGGGATGCCGACATTCCCCTCTCCTTGCGCCAGGCTTGACCCCAAGCCTCAACATGTGGGAATCGAGCTTGGAGCGTCGTCTTGTCCTCCCATGTGTCATCGATGGAGTTGCCTATTGATCGACGGACCTTGACTTGCTCTGTCATGGCATCCGCACTCTTGCGCCAGCGCGTCTGTAAGATCTCAACTGGCACTGCCAAAATGTATGCATCGATGGGTAGGGAAGTAGATACCTCTGTACCTGGAAGGAGCACACGACACAACAATGACACATGGAAGACTGGGTGGACAATAGCGTCACGTGGAAGCTGAATCTTGTATGCCACATCATTGATCTTGGCGATGATCGTGAAGGGCCAAAGTATTTGAAGCATAGCTTGTGATTGACGCAGGTGCCACCGAAGTCTGAATGTAGGGCTGGAGCTTAAGAAGTACGTTGTCGCTCACCTCAAACTGCCACCATGAGCGCTTCTTGTGAGCCTGTGTTTTCATGCATTGACGGGCACGGTTCAAATGCTGTTGCAGCAGGTCTTGGATGACATTGCGCTCCTCGAGCCAGTTTTGCAGGACTGGAACTGAGCACGAAGATGAGCTGGTCAGACCCTAGTGCCTTGGTTCATGGTCGTTGAGGGCTTTGAAGGGTGTCATGCCAATAGCTGAATGATGGGTGGAATTGTaccaaaattgttcctataaAAGAGCATAGCAATGTTATTGATAAGCACCCAGTGCTAATAAACATACACCAAGCACATTGATTCCAGATTGAGATCTACACTATGCACGTTGCTCCATGTGTACATGTCTTGTGCTTGTTATTTTTCCTATTGAGCTTCGTActagtggtggtgatggtggtgtttcaCGAGGGCAAAGGAGCTTGATTCTTTCCTCACGAGGGCAGCGATGCAACACAAGCCATCCACATGTCACCATACATGCACATCATATATATAGTAGGACTATTCTGATTTTGAGATCAAAACATTATTATAAAAACTCCTCGGGTATGGTGTTTTGGAGCTCGGGCTCCATGAAGGCCTATTTTTAAAAACCCCAAAATTCATCAGAATTCgtatttttacatttcaaaaatttcagaaaaaatacgGATATACATGGAGGCATAACACACATGTGTGCAAATGTTTAGGAAAAAATACGCTGAAAGAAGGTATGTgcaaaaaaaagacaaatttatggatTTTTAACACATTGATACTATTCATCCCAAAAGTCCATGAATTTGTTCTTTTTGCACAGGTCGCATCTTAAGGTATTGCATCCTCAATTTTCGCACACATATATATTTCATCCTTGTGTTTTTGtatattttttttcaattttttcgaAACCGcaaatttgaattttgattttttcaaaaataaagggaATCATGGAGCCCGAGCTCCAAAAGGCATTTCCGAAACTCCTCCCCCTATACAGAGCCGACGAAGTCTTTCCCCAACTCCCAAACACACGGAGAAAAAATCCTCTGCCGCCAAAACTTCACTCCCCCGGAGAAAAAAATGCTTTCCACCTGTGTTGCCGCCCCATGTTTTAagaccgcttctccaagtactCAACACCCGACACATAGGAAAAACATGTGTCCCAAGTCTTTATCGTAACCAAAACTTCTCGCTCTCATTACATGTCTTTGATTGCGTCCGTCATGACTTTCTTCACCACTggcaatgcatgaaaaatatataCTTAGACATGTCCCATGACACCGGCAAGATTGTGAAGCCTTGCGCCACACC encodes:
- the LOC123417298 gene encoding B1-hordein-like — protein: MKTFLIFALLAIAATSTIAQQQPFPQQPIPQQPQPYPQQPQPYPQQPFQPQQPFPQQTIPQQPQQPQPYPQQPFPPQQAFPQQPPFWPQQPFPQQPPFGLQQPILSQQQPCTPQQTPLPQGQLYQTLLQLQIPYVQPSILQQLNPCKVFLQQQCSPVRMPQLIARSQMLQQSSCHVLQQQCCQQLPQIPEQFRHEAIRAIVYSIFLQEQPQQSVQGVSQPQQQLQQEQVGQCYFQQPQPQQLGQPQQVPQSVFLQPHQIAQLEATTSIALRTLPTMCNVNVPLYDIMPFGVGTRVGV